The segment TAATAGTCCCCCTTTTGCTAATAGATACGATGAATAGGGCACCTCCTAAATCGCCCTCCCCAAGAGCGAGTGTGCCATTTAGATCATGGATGCTGGTGATTACTTTCCTTAATCCATAGCCGCGATATTTACTATCTTTTGTAGAAATATTTTCTGAAAAGAGTACATCTAATTTTTCTTGCGCTAAACCATTGCCAGAGTCCTCAACCTCAAAGATGATTTCCTCTCCATTATCAAATATAAAAAGCCTTACAATTGGTTGTTGCTCTTTATTTTTTTCAACCTCTTCAAAGGCATTGGTTAATAAATTGCCCATAATCGAAATAATAAGGCTTTTTTCGATAGTTTCAGGGAATGTTTCTAAATAACTATCCTCATCAAAAATCAACTGAATCTTTAATTCGCGAGCGCGATTAAAAAACCCGATAATTAGACCATTTAAAAATGGGTCTTTCACACGATTTGTAATAAATTGTGTTAAAGAGGAGTGCCCCTGTACCTCTTTATGGATAATCGATAATGCTTCATCAGATGCATTTAATTGAATAAGACCTGAAATTGTATAAAGAACATTATTAAATTCATGTGTTTGTGCACGCAAAGCTTCTGTATATTGTTTTACTTGTGATAATTCAATTGCCATTTGCTCAATTTCTGATTGTAAACGGAAGCTTGCAACAGCACCAACAATTTTACCATTCACCCTCATAGGGACGCGGTTTACAATAATTTCATGTCCGTTAACAATCATTAATTTATCAAGCTGTTTTTCACCATTCATTAGCACATTAAGAAGGTGTGTATGCGGTATATGTTGCTCGATACTATTACCAATGATAGAAGCTTTGTCAGTTAAATTTAAAATATTGGCGGCAGCATTGTTTAAGGTTGTAATTTCGCCTTTATCATTTACCGTAATAATCGCTTCACGAACAGACTCGATTAACGTATTTTTTTCTGTTAATAGGCTGGCGATTTCATTTGGCTCCAGATTGAAAATTTGCTTTTTAATATTACGGGATAAAAAAATAGAGCCGATAATACCGATGCTTAGTGCAATTACCATCGTATAAAAAATATTATCAAGGTATAAAAAATATAAGTTCCCTAATTCGCTTGTTAAGTAGCCAATTGATACAACGCCTATAATAGAGCCATTGGCGTCAAAGATAGGTGCTTTTCCGCGAATAGATTGTCCCATTGAGCCATCAGCGATTGATATATAGGATTCACCGTTTCGCAATGCCCTGTCATTATCATCACCAACCATGGATTTGCCAATACGGTCTGCGATAGGATGGGTGTAACGAATGCCATTTTTATCACCTATGACAACATAAGTAGCTTTTGCGGCATGCATAATATCATTGCTAATTTTTTGCAGACTTTCTGATGGGTTGTCTGTGTGAAAGGCTGCCACAACATCGCCTCTACTAGCAGTTGTTTCTGCCAAATATAGCGCTCGGTTACCAATTTGTGTTTGTAATGCATCAGAAATTGTGACATAAAAAAGTAGACCTGCTAAAGTAACAATAATAAAAATTAAAAAGCTGCTGTAATAGGCAAAGCGTGTTTGGAGTTTTAACGTTTTAAAGATAATAGAAGACCCCACCTTATGATGTATTCTGGAAATTTTAGTATGATATAAAAGCTAGTATCTTTTGTAATTTCCGATTATATAGAAAAATTTAAAAATTTACTAGATAGTGAGGAAAATAAAAAGTTCTAAATAGTGTATATTTCTAATTGGTAAAAGGGTGTTGATCATAAAGCAATAACTATGTTATGTCATCATAAATATTTTTGCAGAAAAAGAATTTTAATGCTGTTTCATAGAATTATTTGTTTTGTTCTGTAGCTGTTAATTATTTTTCTAAAATTATAATAGACAGAAAATTCCTACAGATGTAGAATAGGTGACATGGGGGGTGAAACGTGGCGAAATGTTGAATGAAAATTTTGCTGCAATGTTTTTACGAGCTGTGCGTATCATTGTTCAAATCGGCATACTGAATATTTATTATTACTTGGGGGTAGGCATTGTATCTTATTTACATATTCCACTTCCAGGCAGTATTGTGGGCTTGCTTTTATTAGCACTTTCACTCATTTTTAAAGTGATTAAGGTTGAATATATTCAAGATGGTGCTGGCTTTTTAATTGGTGTATTAACACTGTTCTTTATTCCAGCAACAGTAGGTGTTATTGATTATCCAGAGCTATTATCAGGCACGGGTGTGCTTATTATTTTAGCCGTTATTGCTAGTACATTAATCTCTATTTATGTAACAGGTGTGCTGACACAACTTATTGAGAAAAAAGAGCTGTCAAAAAAAGAGGCTGTTACAGAGGAAAGGGAGGGGAAATTGACAGTTGATTGAAGCGATTGTTGTGTTAAGCACAGTTGTAATGTTTATATTATTTACAAAACTTTATCAGCGCTATCCGCATCCCATTATGATTCCATTGGTGACAACAACAATTGTCAGTGCAGTTATTTTACTTGTATTTGATATCCCATATGCAACCTATATGCAAGGTGGGGAGTGGCTACAAAAAATGTTAGGACCAGCAGTTGTTGCACTTGCCTATCCACTTTATAATCAACGAGCAATTATTATGAAATATAAATATTCCATTTTATCAGGGCTATTTATTGGGATGATAACAGGCTTAGCGACCATTTTTGTGTTGCTGAAATGGATAGGTGTAAAGGAAAGCTGGATGCTAACAGCACTGCCGAAATCATTAACAACACCTGTTGGGATGCAGGTAAGTGAAATGATTGGTGGTATTCCACCTTTAACTGCAGTATTTGTGATGATTGCAGGGTTTGTAGGAGCGATTATTGGCCCACTAGTCATTAAGTATGGCAAGTTGGATACGGCTGTTAGTAGAGGTGTAGCAGTAGGCAGTGCCTCTCATGGTGTAGGGCTTGTCAAACTAAGAGAATACGGGGAGCAGGAGCTATCAGTTGGTTCATTATCTATGGGCTTAACAGCTGTAATTGGCGCATTTTTCTGTCCACTATTTGTTTATTTATTTCTATAAAAAAGCTGAGATAATTAGAAAAAAACCTAAGCTATATGATAAAACACTTATTTCATGTTTCATCATAGCTTGGTTTTTTTGTTTGAGTGCTATGTTTCAATCGCTATATTTTTATCACTAATAAATATAATTATTATATTCAGATAATTGGTTTGCGTTCTTTAATAACGCGAATTGTTTTTAAAGATGTATCCTCTGGTCCTTGTACTGGTAAGCCAGCTTCAATATTCATTTGAATATAATGAATATTTTCTTGGGTAATTATTTCCCCGGGAATAAAAATTGGAATACCAGGAGGATATACCATAATAAATTCTGCACAAATACAGTTATCTGCTTCTGCAAGAGGAACAACCTCTGTATCCGCATAAAAGGCATCACGTGGTGACATAGCAAGAGCTGGAATTTCTGGAACATTCACCACTGCCTCCGTAATAGCCGCTTCGGAATCAAATGTTTTTGACATACGGCTAAGTGCATTGATAAGTAGATTAATTTCCTTTTTAGTATCACCTAATGTTACTAAGCATAAAATATTATATAGGTCAGATAGCTCTACTTCAATATTGGCATTATAACGAAGCCACTCCTCAGCTTGATGCCCTGAAATACCTAAATCTTTCACACTAATAAGAAGCTTTAAAGGGTCCATATCATATGTTGCAGATGAATGTAGCTTTTCTTTACCTGCACATTTTAAATGCGGAATTTGATTAATACGTTTACGTGCATCCTTTGCTAGACGCAATGCATCATCAATTAAATCATACCCATGAATGGCTAGCTGACGTCGAGCTGTGTCGAGTGACGCAAGCAATGGATAGGATGTTGATGTAGTCATAAGCATAGAAAAAACAGCTTGTACACGTTTTGCTGAAACAAGTCCTTCACGCACATTTAAAATGGATGTTTGTGTCATAGAGCCGCCAAGCTTATGTACACTTGTAGCTGCCATATCAGCACCTGCCTCCATTGCTGAATATGGTAGATCATCATGGAATTTAATGTGTACACCATGTGCTTCATCTACTACTACTGGAATATCGCGGCTGTGAGCGATTTCAACAATACGTTTTAAGTCAGCCGTAAAGCCATAATAAGTTGGGTTAATAACAAGCACTGCTTTTGTATCTGGATAAGCAGTTAAAGCCTTTTCGACAGCTTCAGGAGATATACCATGAGAAATTCCATATTCGCTGTCAACTTCAGGATGAATAAAGATTGGAATTGCACCAGCAAATACAATCGCCGACATAATAGATTTATGAACATTCCGTGGTACTAGAATTTTATCACCTGGACCAACGACAGTTAGAATCATCGTCATAATAGCGCCACTAGTACCTTGAACGGAAAAGAATGTATGATCAGCACCAAAGGCCTCCGCTGCAAGATTTTGCGCTTCCTTAATAGCGCCCTTTGGTGAATGTAAATCGTCTAGTGGAGCAATATTAATTAAATCAATTGATAAAACGTTGTCGCCGACGAATTCTCGGAAAGCAGGGTCCATTCCCTGTCCTTTTTTATGGCCTGGGATATGGAACTGAATAGGATGTCTGTTCCGATGTTTAAGTAATACGTCGAACAATGGAGTCTCTAATTGTGACAACGCAGGTACCACCTCACTTTATAATATCTAGGAAAACAAATGAATTATAGCACCTAACGACATGAAAAAATAGACTTTTCACAAAAAATAAAAGGATTTTTTCAGGATAACGAGAAGTTAGTAGCGTATGAAAGGGGAGGTTTTATGAATTGGCATACACGTGTAACAGAGCTTTTACAGGTGAAATATCCAATTATTCAAGGAGGACTAGCCTATTTAGCATATGCTGATTTGGCAGCAGCTGTGTCGAATGCTGGTGGACTTGGACAAATAACTGCCATGAGTTTACGTGATCCCGATTTATTACGGGCGGAAATTCATAAAGTACGCACATTAACAGACAAACCATTTGGTGTAAATTTTGCCATTGGTATGCATGGTCAAGGCTATGAGGATATGGTACGTGTTGCTGCTGAGGAGGAAGTACCTGTTGTCACAATGACTGGTGGCAATCCAGCACCTATTTTTGAATTGCTAGCAGGAACAAATATTAAAAAATTAGTTCTTGTTGCTGCACGAAGACAGGCACAAAAGGCAGAACAGCTTGGAGCGGATGCAGTGATGGTTGTTGGACAAGAAGGTGGTGGTCATCTTGGGCGTGATGATGTTGGAACAATGGTACTAGTGCCTCAGGTGGTCGATAGTGTGGGCATTCCAGTTATTGCGTCTGGCGGTATTGGTGATGGTCGAGGCTGGATGGCTGCACATGCATTGGGCGCTGAAGGCATTGAAATGGGCACCCGCTTTATTGCAACAAAGGAATGTGTAGATGCATCAGAGGCTTATAAAGAGGCACTGCTTGCTAGTACGGAGGCTGATACAACGATTATTAAACGTTCAATCGGTGCACCAGCGCGCGCGCTACGCAATGATTTTACAGCAAAGATTTTAGAAATTGAGCAGCAAACGCCGACCTATGAGGCGTTAAAAGATTATATAAGTGGTTCAGCCAATAAACGATTTATTTATGATGGTGATACAAGTCAAGGATTTGGTTGGGCTGGTCAGGTGACAGGA is part of the Lysinibacillus sp. FSL K6-0232 genome and harbors:
- a CDS encoding sensor histidine kinase; protein product: MGSSIIFKTLKLQTRFAYYSSFLIFIIVTLAGLLFYVTISDALQTQIGNRALYLAETTASRGDVVAAFHTDNPSESLQKISNDIMHAAKATYVVIGDKNGIRYTHPIADRIGKSMVGDDNDRALRNGESYISIADGSMGQSIRGKAPIFDANGSIIGVVSIGYLTSELGNLYFLYLDNIFYTMVIALSIGIIGSIFLSRNIKKQIFNLEPNEIASLLTEKNTLIESVREAIITVNDKGEITTLNNAAANILNLTDKASIIGNSIEQHIPHTHLLNVLMNGEKQLDKLMIVNGHEIIVNRVPMRVNGKIVGAVASFRLQSEIEQMAIELSQVKQYTEALRAQTHEFNNVLYTISGLIQLNASDEALSIIHKEVQGHSSLTQFITNRVKDPFLNGLIIGFFNRARELKIQLIFDEDSYLETFPETIEKSLIISIMGNLLTNAFEEVEKNKEQQPIVRLFIFDNGEEIIFEVEDSGNGLAQEKLDVLFSENISTKDSKYRGYGLRKVITSIHDLNGTLALGEGDLGGALFIVSISKRGTIIHE
- a CDS encoding CidA/LrgA family protein; translated protein: MKRGEMLNENFAAMFLRAVRIIVQIGILNIYYYLGVGIVSYLHIPLPGSIVGLLLLALSLIFKVIKVEYIQDGAGFLIGVLTLFFIPATVGVIDYPELLSGTGVLIILAVIASTLISIYVTGVLTQLIEKKELSKKEAVTEEREGKLTVD
- a CDS encoding LrgB family protein yields the protein MIEAIVVLSTVVMFILFTKLYQRYPHPIMIPLVTTTIVSAVILLVFDIPYATYMQGGEWLQKMLGPAVVALAYPLYNQRAIIMKYKYSILSGLFIGMITGLATIFVLLKWIGVKESWMLTALPKSLTTPVGMQVSEMIGGIPPLTAVFVMIAGFVGAIIGPLVIKYGKLDTAVSRGVAVGSASHGVGLVKLREYGEQELSVGSLSMGLTAVIGAFFCPLFVYLFL
- a CDS encoding aminotransferase class I/II-fold pyridoxal phosphate-dependent enzyme, with product MSQLETPLFDVLLKHRNRHPIQFHIPGHKKGQGMDPAFREFVGDNVLSIDLINIAPLDDLHSPKGAIKEAQNLAAEAFGADHTFFSVQGTSGAIMTMILTVVGPGDKILVPRNVHKSIMSAIVFAGAIPIFIHPEVDSEYGISHGISPEAVEKALTAYPDTKAVLVINPTYYGFTADLKRIVEIAHSRDIPVVVDEAHGVHIKFHDDLPYSAMEAGADMAATSVHKLGGSMTQTSILNVREGLVSAKRVQAVFSMLMTTSTSYPLLASLDTARRQLAIHGYDLIDDALRLAKDARKRINQIPHLKCAGKEKLHSSATYDMDPLKLLISVKDLGISGHQAEEWLRYNANIEVELSDLYNILCLVTLGDTKKEINLLINALSRMSKTFDSEAAITEAVVNVPEIPALAMSPRDAFYADTEVVPLAEADNCICAEFIMVYPPGIPIFIPGEIITQENIHYIQMNIEAGLPVQGPEDTSLKTIRVIKERKPII
- a CDS encoding NAD(P)H-dependent flavin oxidoreductase; the protein is MNWHTRVTELLQVKYPIIQGGLAYLAYADLAAAVSNAGGLGQITAMSLRDPDLLRAEIHKVRTLTDKPFGVNFAIGMHGQGYEDMVRVAAEEEVPVVTMTGGNPAPIFELLAGTNIKKLVLVAARRQAQKAEQLGADAVMVVGQEGGGHLGRDDVGTMVLVPQVVDSVGIPVIASGGIGDGRGWMAAHALGAEGIEMGTRFIATKECVDASEAYKEALLASTEADTTIIKRSIGAPARALRNDFTAKILEIEQQTPTYEALKDYISGSANKRFIYDGDTSQGFGWAGQVTGMIHDIPTVEELINRMVAEAEGIRVKWGQ